In Amyelois transitella isolate CPQ chromosome 13, ilAmyTran1.1, whole genome shotgun sequence, a genomic segment contains:
- the LOC106132075 gene encoding uncharacterized protein LOC106132075 — translation MNKRVIWLMTLVLASVLADPTSKQKVSSDNNQPLSQSTSEEAKHDDKPLLNKTDSEQKNQITNTNVKTREDAANIEDSNVELIINVEETIDPVEEQFPQIQDVLNIDDGDFKILDREDFNRDEAMESNPDEIMQTAAGFVPVPIIRKFRQKQKARRRVATRRQFKRHPRPYTPWRYLYPYSYYSFYRPSSLRYFY, via the coding sequence ATGAACAAACGGGTGATTTGGCTGATGACGTTAGTGCTCGCGAGTGTGCTTGCTGATCCTacttcaaaacaaaaagtttcGAGTGATAACAACCAGCCTTTGTCACAAAGTACCAGCGAGGAAGCAAAACATGACGACAAACCATTGTTAAACAAAACCGATTCAGAACAAAAGAACCAAATTACAAATACCAACGTTAAAACAAGGGAAGATGCAGCAAATATAGAAGATTCTAATGTGGagttaataattaatgtcGAAGAAACTATTGATCCTGTCGAAGAACAATTTCCACAAATACAAGATGTGCTAAATATTGACGATGGAGATTTCAAAATATTGGATCGTGAAGATTTTAACCGGGACGAGGCAATGGAAAGTAATCCTGACGAAATAATGCAAACTGCCGCTGGATTCGTGCCTGTGCCTATCATAAGGAAATTCAGACAAAAACAGAAGGCGAGACGCCGCGTCGCCACTCGCCGGCAGTTCAAACGTCACCCACGCCCGTACACGCCATGGCGGTATTTGTATCCATACTCTTATTACTCGTTTTATCGGCCGAGCTCTCTAAGATACTTTTATTAG
- the LOC106132116 gene encoding mediator of RNA polymerase II transcription subunit 1, which yields MTDNKAVVMAPTNGLLDKSKELQKEILMEKLRSKTSQFKNLTETSKAVRMALLDKRWAVDSADRMTLQKCLDSLQHCIKVGSLQSLIERLECLARQLGLKFVVGTTGVNLFISSDMFYLEILVESSGSVKDVKIHHEGRIEQQSCEELVSCISRGDFADFTAQLEGLTAVYQLNAEKKVKCKAFSALQSLEEDLCTMRQLQTFIKDPWAQVHKSPIGFLQKRRGGHAMRLTYFVSPYELLDKEKGLQPLTAELLTIGKPTVSSGLASLVAPSHTPIGHSATVLLEGSTANKLQLSPIISGGQRPGKGNGPVYAQLLVPQNSAMLPACFTLKLSQPTPLCAGLAKLIHATTEVEVAGDWANAKPMLGLVAQQAYNKLTPGKNVELNLNKGLFVSLPDQTQCYFFCERRGLEGCVVHSIPFTHPSHVPPLLACLRQQALFTDLLSSCVRHHNKQAVDLESVLMFEVSALSWQHISISLEHPLEESMATVELDLSDPAAPRAALHTLNCQSREHVDEYITRVLQKSHSIPITLRSLVKIWEREAATKQMNGGYSALESNFSCGLGGMEPGADLKPEPAGHVTGRGHYPSNGNHRGSYLSDQQHHLSMMCQDSSSGDVKPQIMEERKSKKRKSDTDVWPGQKKGKPGLSDMADSESESDNSEYVNEDDNTMNSNSTNEDVEGRESSVSQNEFASDLELSGMDATDAIGGQDNRASSDMDNSNDGDVEDMMRNSFQKSEHKRQKLKNKEEVRSRSTSSLLLDLTEGKSYMPSSVSITPIGSNTSSGASSGSNISSMLCLDRRPGIEIIPISSSAPAALPSSITITPITSSQIKSLDDRNRSEKKSSKSGEERSKEKKKKRRRDDSMGPPEKVPPKQDPLTKPVSVSIKPTDGAPMRPASPTSLLRKFSPSPTPGRPAASPAKGKPGALHGSPRHSPVQNSPKHLPGYSSPKNHSISSPKHSSSGSGKPSMSTLKSATSGSPSGKSGTTGYDLTKKLTKDSYGSSSSTSRDKEKKHSGLSFSSSGRSSPKLKTPVKLKQLEITPVSCDSPVTEPLISPPNVEVNKSNAPSQARNRKGSLSAVIDKLKSAQHCGADAESSGTKSSSSSGSSNKFSDPKNGSVKVDSKNQEYMVKPSSDGMKITINKTRTKESSSSSSKLNYSSSSSSKQSSPQLTPPSQGSPKTHTGLKPGVISGPASKKTQAMQSSKSASSVSSASTPPKTNAGPSESGSSNLPKVPYSKSSSSSAGINLSKSASKTSSGSPKSSSSDLTKIIRDREREKVRTKLNTEKSSNIFSSKSERHSSPSSSRDEVDADRFKAAAKDANFLMEGLMKPLDTSKFQIPKLKNQSTTDKNNPVSQYDSRSMVNDFSRTMDQNKYPYAHYDNSNARNADLQKSSYPLNVPKPLLNMGGISPKTVPPNKGDQTDRPLEFTKAMAESLKSESPQRGKDDAKEYSGSYPLMPLDFKTDLIKGFPAPKGSSEDRKGADACMKPPASGSVARSGATTPQEAAEMLLDFSSSSGSKVSGMVAVRSMYPPSPALGLQLTKSPAPSPLVVAPSPHSNSPGITDDELMDEALVGPGK from the exons atgacGGACAATAAAGCTGTCGTCATGGCGCCTACAAACGGTTTGCTGGACAAGTCTAAGGAACTCCAAAAGGAGATCCTTATGGAGAAGCTGAGGTCCAAAACATCacagtttaaaaatttgaCTGAAACTTCTAAAGCAGTGAGAATGGCTTTACTG GATAAAAGATGGGCAGTTGACAGTGCAGACAGGATGACCCTTCAAAAATGCCTGGACAGCCTACAGCACTGCATCAAAGTTGGCTCGCTACAGAGCCTCATAGAGAGGCTTGAATGCTTGGCACGCCAGCTGgg ACTCAAGTTTGTGGTGGGCACAACTGGTGTTAATCTGTTCATATCATCAGATATGTTTTATTTGGAAATACTGGTGGAGTCTTCAGGATCAGTAAAAGATGTTAAGATCCATCATGAGGGCAGG ATTGAACAACAAAGTTGTGAGGAGCTGGTATCTTGTATATCACGTGGAGACTTTGCAGACTTCACAGCACAGTTGGAAGGCCTTACTGCTGTTTACCAACTGAATGCTGAAAAGAAA GTTAAATGCAAGGCTTTTAGTGCTCTGCAGAGCCTAGAAGAAGATTTATGCACCATGCGGCAGTTGCAAACCTTCATCAAAGACCCATGGGCACAGGTCCACAAAAGTCCAATAGGATTTCTACAAAAACGAAGAGGAG GTCATGCAATGCGACTTACATACTTTGTGTCTCCGTATGAACTGTTGGATAAAGAAAAAGGACTTCAACCACTCACAGCAGAGCTCCTGACCATTGGCAAACCAACAGTGTCCAGTGGTCTAGCTTCACTGGTCGCTCCATCTCACACCCCTATTGGCCACTCAGCAACAGTGCTTTTAGAGGGATCTACTGCCAACAAATTGCAACTGTCACCAATTATATCAGGTGGCCAGAGACCAGGGAAAGG GAACGGCCCAGTATACGCTCAGTTGCTGGTGCCGCAGAACAGCGCGATGTTGCCGGCCTGCTTCACGCTCAAGCTGTCTCAGCCGACGCCGCTTTGCGCCGGACTCGCCAAGCTAATACATGCAACTACTGAG GTGGAAGTCGCTGGTGATTGGGCAAACGCTAAACCCATGCTGGGTTTAGTGGCACAGCAAGCCTATAACAAGCTTACTCCTGGGAAAAATGTGGAgctaaatttgaataaaggaTTATTTGTT AGCCTGCCAGACCAGACCCAGTGCTACTTTTTCTGCGAGCGGCGCGGTCTTGAAGGTTGCGTGGTGCACAGCATCCCGTTCACGCACCCGTCGCACGTGCCGCCGCTGCTGGCGTGTCTTCGGCAGCAGGCTCTCTTCACCGACTTGCTCAGCAGCTGCGTGCGACATCACAACAAACAAG CGGTGGACCTAGAAAGTGTGCTGATGTTCGAAGTGAGCGCACTCTCCTGGCAACACATATCCATCTCTCTGGAGCATCCTCTAGAAGAGAGCATGGCCACCGTGGAACTGGACCTGTCGGACCCGGCCGCGCCCCGGGCCGCACTGCACACGCTCAACTGCCAGTCCAGGGAACATGTGGACGAGTACATCACTAGGGTACTGCAGAAGAGTCACTCTATACCTATAACGCTGCG ATCGCTGGTCAAGATATGGGAGCGCGAGGCGGCCACGAAGCAGATGAACGGCGGCTACTCGGCGTTAGAGTCGAATTTTAGCTGCGGCCTGGGGGGCATGGAGCCCGGCGCGGACCTCAAACCTGAGCCCGCCGGACACGTGACCGGCCGCGGCCACTACCCCTCCAACGGCAACCACAGAG GCTCGTACCTATCTGATCAGCAACACCATCTCTCAATGATGTGCCAAGACTCTTCGTCTGGCGACGTGAAACCCCAAATAATGGAAGAGCGGAAATCAAAAAAGCGGAAATCCGACACCGACGTCTGGCCCGGCCAGAAGAAAGGAAAGCCCGGCCTTAGCGACATGGCGGATTCAGAGAGCGAGAGTGACAACTCCGAATATGTCAACGAAGATGATAATACTATGAATAGCAACTCCACAAATGAAGATGTGGAAGGTAGGGAGTCGTCGGTGTCGCAGAACGAATTCGCGTCGGATCTGGAACTTTCTGGGATGGACGCCACGGATGCTATCGGAGGGCAAGACAATCGGGCTTCCTCCGACATGGACAACTCTAACGATGGAGACGTCGAAGATATGATGAG GAATTCTTTTCAGAAGTCTGAGCACAAAAGGCAAAAGCttaaaaacaaagaagaaGTACGAAGTAGAAGTACATCCTCATTGCTATTAGATCTAACCGAAGGTAAATCGTATATGCCTTCCTCCGTCAGCATAACGCCCATCGGCTCCAACACTTCTTCTGGCGCGTCCTCGGGGTCCAACATATCATCAATGTTATGCCTGGACCGCCGCCCCGGGATCGAGATCATCCCCATCTCTTCCTCGGCGCCGGCAGCCCTGCCAAGCTCTATAACCATCACCCCTATCACTTCCTCCCAAATCAAATCTCTCGACGACCGCAACAGATCCGAAAAGAAATCCAGCAAGTCTGGTGAAGAACGCAGCAAggagaaaaagaagaaaaggcGCAGGGACGACTCCATGGGCCCCCCGGAGAAGGTGCCTCCCAAGCAAGACCCGTTGACGAAGCCCGTCTCGGTCAGCATAAAGCCGACGGACGGGGCGCCCATGCGGCCGGCCTCGCCGACGTCGCTGCTGCGGAAGTTCAGCCCGAGCCCCACGCCCGGGCGGCCCGCGGCCAGCCCCGCCAAGGGCAAGCCGGGCGCGCTCCACGGCAGCCCGCGGCACTCGCCCGTGCAGAACAGCCCGAAGCACTTGCCCGGCTACTCGAGCCCTAAAAACCACAGCATCTCCTCGCCCAAACACAGCTCCTCGGGATCAGGAAAGCCCAGCATGTCCACTCTCAAGTCGGCGACCAGCGGCTCCCCTTCGGGAAAATCCGGTACGACCGGCTACGACCTAACAAAAAAGTTAACAAAAGACAGTTACGGCAGCAGTTCGTCGACTTCTAgagacaaagaaaaaaaacattccgGTTTATCTTTTTCTAGTTCCGGCAGGAGTAGTCCGAAGCTGAAAACACCAGTTAAACTAAAACAATTAGAGATTACTCCCGTCTCCTGTGATAGTCCGGTCACCGAGCCTTTGATATCGCCACCAAATGTGGAAGTGAACAAATCCAACGCTCCGAGTCAGGCTCGAAATCGTAAGGGTTCACTTAGCGCTGTGATAGACAAACTGAAGTCCGCTCAACACTGCGGAGCTGATGCCGAATCGAGCGGAACCAAGTCTAGCAGCTCATCAGGTAGTTCAAACAAATTTTCTGATCCAAAAAACGGTAGCGTCAAAGTTGATAGTAAGAATCAAGAATATATGGTAAAACCTAGTTCGGACGGTATGAAGATAACTATTAACAAAACAAGGACAAAAGAGTCCTCCAGTAGCAGTTCCAAACTGAATTACAGTAGCTCCAGTTCGAGTAAACAATCGTCACCTCAGCTCACCCCACCGAGTCAAGGTTCGCCTAAGACGCACACGGGTCTGAAACCTGGTGTAATAAGCGGGCCTGCCTCCAAAAAAACCCAAGCGATGCAGTCTTCAAAGTCTGCTAGTAGTGTTAGTTCTGCGTCCACGCCGCCGAAAACAAACGCGGGCCCTTCAGAATCAGGCAGTAGCAACTTGCCGAAAGTGCCTTATTCAAAATCTTCGTCCAGCAGCGCCGGGatcaatttatcaaaatcagcTTCGAAGACCAGTTCAGGCTCGCCAAAAAGCAGCAGTTCAGACCTTACTAAGATAATTAGAGATAGGGAGAGAGAAAAAGTTAGAACCAAACTCAATACTGAAAAATCGTCAAATATATtctcatcaaaatcagaaagGCATTCGAGTCCCAGTAGTTCACGAGACGAAGTGGACGCTGATAGATTCAAAGCCGCAGCTAAAGATGCCAACTTTCTGATGGAAGGTCTGATGAAACCGCTCGATACGAGCAAATTTCAAATTCCTAAACTAAAGAACCAGAGTACGACTGACAAAAACAATCCAGTATCGCAATACGACAGTCGATCTATGGTTAATGATTTCTCGAGGACTATGGACCAAAACAAATACCCGTATGCCCATTACGATAACTCTAACGCCAGAAATGCTGACTTGCAAAAGTCATCCTATCCTTTGAACGTGCCAAAGCCATTGCTAAACATGGGCGGCATAAGCCCGAAAACCGTTCCACCTAACAAAGGGGACCAAACCGATAGGCCTTTAGAATTTACAAAAGCCATGGCAGAGAGTTTGAAAAGTGAAAGCCCACAACGCGGTAAAGATGACGCGAAAGAATACTCCGGTTCATACCCTCTGATGCCTCTAGATTTTAAAACTGATTTGATAAAGGGGTTTCCAGCGCCTAAAGGCAGTTCGGAAGATAGGAAGGGGGCAGATGCGTGTATGAAACCTCCGGCGAGTGGGTCGGTGGCCCGGAGCGGGGCTACCACTCCGCAGGAGGCTGCCGAAATGTTGTTGGATTTCTCATCGTCATCTGGCAGCAAAGTGTCGGGGATGGTGGCGGTGCGGTCCATGTACCCGCCGTCGCCGGCGCTGGGGCTGCAGCTGACGAAGAGCCCCGCCCCCTCGCCGCTGGTGGTGGCCCCCTCCCCGCACTCCAACTCCCCGGGGATCACAGACGATGAACTGATGGATGAAGCCCTCGTAGGCCCCGGGAAATGA